A stretch of DNA from Malus sylvestris chromosome 9, drMalSylv7.2, whole genome shotgun sequence:
TTGCGATATGACACAATCATAAATTCTCGTAAAATCAGACCAAATCATTTTAAGATAAAAGTTAAACAGTAAGAAAAAATAGCTGAATCATTACAAGATTAGTTAAGAACATTTATGGTAAGATTTTCTATAGATCTTGAAAATATGCGACAACTTGTAATTTAAAATGTTAAACTGATAGATTGTtggtaaaagaaaataaaaagaaaatgaaaataaaccCATAAAATTGGAGTTGCGTGTGGCGTAGTGTTTGGACGTAGGTGTTGGCGGTGTCAACGTAAAATAATCCAACTAGGACGTCCGGGTCCTGCCTTACAGGATAAGcatcatattttaatttaataaacaaaaaataaataaaaaaataaggccaaatattaaaaaaattaattaaatactaATTTGAGTGTGTAAATCGCGAGCGAGAGAGCCCTCCAAAACCGTTGGCGAATAGGTCACGTATTTTGCAGGGCGCCCACAGTCCCGTACAAAACCGGAAACCGACACCCTGTTTTTTCTCCCCTCACCTGGTTTTCCCCGAAACCAGTACGACCTCCCGAAAACCAGGAGCTCTTTTCTGTGTTTTTATACTCctgtttttttaaataattaagcaCCCCACATCACTGATATGTGGCGATTCGACCGCACTCTGACACTTCAACGTGACTGCCACGCGCcgctctcttcctctctctggTTTTGTACCTATCTGCATGCCTATCCACCCTTTTCCCCCACTTGCATCTCCTTTGGAGCCTCTGTTGTCGATTTACCATCTTACCCTCGCCATTGCAATTGTAATCTTTTTGAATTCATACACAAGTTCCTTGTAATATAGAGCAATTCAAACTCAAGATTTTTGAATTATGTCAATGTAATTTTATCATCATTTAGAATATGAAAAGTGACCTGATTTTTCAAATAGCTCTTTcagaaatacttttaaaataattaaaagtgtttttgaaaaaattgaTATTGGTTTCAAAACATTTAAGTATTTCAAATGCTTTCTGAAATTTACTTGGAGTTTTACTAAAGACTTAGGAtttgtttcaaaaatattttcagttATTTCAAAAAGAATTTTCAAATGTCTTAAATTTAGAATTCACTATTTATAAAAGGGTATCAAGTTGAGATGTAAATTAAACTTCACCATGTACAACACATTGAATTCACTATTTATATAAATTGACTATTAAAATTTTTCGTTTAttagtgaagaaaaatactatTACACTATATAATACTAATGCATCCATGATGTTTTGTTTAATTCAtgatttccttaaaaaaaaaaaaattttacttccaattcttgaagaaaaaataaaatggtttTCCCAACTTGTTGAAACTCATCCAAGCAAGGGGCTCCCACTAACTGGGAGTACGTTTCACGCTCTGAAAACGAGAGTCATGGAGGAAATTAGTACAATGGATTAAACAATAATAAAaggattaaaatataataacttTGTAAATGATTTAGATTCGATTGGGAGTActgaaataaaaattgaaagtgCTTCTAGagaaaaatttatataaaaagcatctaaaaaacattttaaatattttttcaagttaattaataatttattaaaaattaattctaaaaatatttttatcaaaaaaacGTTTAgctatttaaaaatatttttaaacgaGTCCTTAATTTAAGGGataggagagagagatgaaaggGTGGGTTGAAGGCCAACCCTTCTTGAAAATGGAAACCAGTGTCTTGCTTTGCAcacaacaaaaattgaaaaaacagcTGCGTCCCCGCAAGCCAGTGggcagagagagaaaaagagtaaACCCAGCAGCTCAACCCGTAAACCCCACCACGCACCCCCACTTAAATACCCACCACTCTCTCccatttcttctccaaaatcctaAACCCAAAACCATCACTTCCTCTCTCTAAAATTcccaactttctctctctaaataccCAGAAAAGCCCATCTCTCcgttttgaagaagaagaaagcgaAAATGCGGATGAGCTGTAATGGATGCCGAATACTCCGAAAGGGCTGCAGCGAAAATTGCAGCATCCGGCCTTGCCTGCAGTGGATTAAGAGCCCGGAAGCCCAAGCAAACGCCACCGTTTTCCTCGCCAAGTTCTACGGCCGCGCCGGACTCATGAACCTCGTCAACGCCGGCCCCGAACATCTCCGCCCTGGTTagttctctttttcttttgcttttttccGGTTGCATGTACTTTCCGGCATTTTGTTTTTCCCGAGAAACAAACAGAAGACTTGGGACTAATagcttttggttttggatttacAGCGATCTTTCGGTCTTTGCTATACGAGGCATGCGGACGGATTGTGAACCCGATTTACGGGTCGGTCGGGTTGTTGTGGTCCGGGAGCTGGCAGCTCTGCCAAGCCGCCGTTGAAGCCGTGCTGAAAGGCCAGCCGATTACGCCGATTACTTCCTAAGCGGCGGCGGACGGGCATGGCCCGCCTCTCAAGGCCTACGACATTCGCCATGTGTCCAAGGACGAGAACTCGGCCGCGTCCAACGATCCTCAGAAGGTTAAGACTCGGTACCGGTTCAAGCGGTCCGTTGTCAAGCCCAAGACCAACAAAGTAGGCTCCGGTTCTGGGTCGGGCTGTGGCTCAGGAGCTGATGACTCGGCCAAGCCGAGTTGTACCGGGTGCTGTGGGAACGAGTTTAACCGATCGACGAGTCACGAGTCGTCGCTGAGTCACCAGTCCGAGGTGGCTGCCAACGTGGACGGCGACAGCAAGGAATCGGAGAGCATGATTTCGTCCGAGACGGCTGAGGCTGAACTCTTTTCCCGAGCCGAGCCAGAATCGGCTCGCAAGCGGAGGGAGCCGGTTCAGGATGGGGAGCTAGCTTTAGAGCTGACGCTTGGGTTGGAGCCGCCATCACGGGCCCACCACGTCGTTCCGGTGAAGAAGAGAAGAATTGAGGCTGAATTCGGCAGCTTATCATCGGCTGGCGACGGCGCGTGTAAAATGGAGCTGGGGCTCGATTTCGTGGCCTGAGCGGTGGGgaaaaagtaaaagtaaaaaatggttCAGTTTTGACGACTCAGATCGGCTCGTTTGTTTAGCTTTGAAGAGATCAAGACCCTTGCTTTTGTTCAGAGTTGTTTTTAGTTTCGAAGTTTCGGTTTTTGACTTTTTTACCCTTTGTGAAGGTGAAATCAGATGTACAAATGCGGTTGGAACCTTGAACTTGCATATACAAGATGGTAAATGAACAGAGGgacaaaatatcaaaatattttttttatttttttatattttaccgATAAAAGGATAACGTCTTAACTAAGAATTACGCTTTTATCCAGAGAAGCCTGTTACAAGCAATAATTGAAATATCATCGGTAGATATTCTTCGATATTTAATCGATATGTGAATATACgaaaatttattgattttagcttcaaattagAAGTTTATCCAATAGATGGAAATTCAGACttcatctcttttttttttttcatatttatctttaattttttagatattttcacgaaaatatattgaagaaaATTTCAAACCGTAGCCGCATGAATAGTAGTGTAGTATTGTAAAGTACAAGGTTGGTTTGTCAGAGAAACGCCATTTCCTTTGGACATGTGGCATTGCGCATGCAAGAGACTTTTGTCTGGTTTTGTGGGGTTGTTTTGCCAAAATTAAGGATAAGGATTATCTAGTTGCcctataaaacaaatattaaggATAAGGATTACCTTAGAATGGACGCTTATCTTTATCTTCTCCCCTTTTAATCTATTATTAGTCAAATTTTGCAGGCTCCTTGTATGTTTCCTTTTGAGTTATTTTGAGCGTTGATAGGgagaaaaatttgttttgtgGACACGCTAGTGTACTCGTTTTATACAAGTTCTCGTAATGTATCTATTTACCTGTTACCATTGGTGTAATTTGGTAAATCTTTTTGTTAATGTCTTTGAGGTGGTTGGGAAATATATGAGGTGAGTTGGCATAGAAGTACTCGGACGGTGAGACTACAGTACTCTGGAGCATGGAATATTTTGCAATTTAAAGCCTTAAATCCAAGTCAATGGCTTTTCAATTTCCTTTTACTACAGTGGAAATGGCACTATGGCATTCCACAGTGGATCGAAAAATCGAACGTGATGCTAATAATACAAGTATCAAACTTCTACTGTGGGCCGCAAAATATGAGTGCTACTCTTATTTTTGAGTTTAATATATGGAACTTACGAGTGTGATGCATATACAATATACGATAATTAAGAGAGATAAAGAGATAAACAATGTAATATATAAAAAGTCACTTTATCAACTCACACTACTGTGATAACAGTACAATACGAATTCAACTTACAGTGTCTAATCCACATATATAGGCATCACACTCATTAAACTACCGTGGAAGGCCTAAGTATTGTTAACTTTTGCAAGTTGTGAAGTGttttgttgtgtgtgtgtgtttgtgttaaTTATAACACTCCTTGAATTGTTTAATTTTGTACTTTCCTATTTGTTTGCCTTTTGGGTTTGCTTTCGTTTAAGTGGCATAATATTTCAATACTCTGCACACTTCGCTGCTTAAGGGCCTTTGGATTTGTTGTATAAGTATAACACTCCTTGAAttgtttagggtttgtttggtatcctatttaacttttttttataatttctcaaaacatttcttaagaatttttcttgaaaacaattttctttaagactaaaaaacttgtttggtttgcgatttaaaaattctaaatcttacaacttaaactgGATAAAGAGATCCAAAAAAAGGGGgtctgagagagaaagaggatagAGGAGGAAATAAAGTAAGAGATAAatggaggaaagagaaagaagtgagaGGATCGGAAGAGATAGAAAGGAAGGGGAGCGAGAAAAAGAaccgagagaatgaagagagcggattgaaggagagacgaaaaaggtaaaaaaaagaaagagaagggtgagagagagaataaaagagagatagatttggagtgaggggagaagggagagaaaagaaataagtgagtttaagtttaaaaaccctaaaaacttacttttttttgttttttgagaatatgttatattttttaattagtcttgagttcagtttttaaaaatagtcataccaaacaagtttttaaggcctaaaacttgaaaattgtttttgagtttaaaaagttggattcaaataGAGTACCAAACATGCTCTTAATTTCTTTGACAACTATTTGATTGAATTATATGTTGAAAATTTATGGATTTAGTGAAATACCACAATTTTCGTAAGAATTGGCCACTGAACCCAAAACAAACGgagtaaaaattaaaatgacgGAGGAGGACTAGAGTGCGACAATGACCATACCGGAGGGCTACAAAATTTAACCTCAACTGAGGAATCAGAGTATTTTAGGGAACACGGTTATATTTAACCCTGTTcttttgcttgttttgtttttttataaacatCTGTGTCTAAACTGTGAAGTTCTTCATGAAAATTATGTGAAAAACGAATACCAGAATTGATGAGTTTGTCATAAGATCTGGTCTGCCGTCTGCACTATCAAAATTCTAGCAAGAAGCTTGGATTGATTTGGCATGGACGTAACTTTGTCCCATGTTTGGTGTAACTTTGGAGTAGGTGGAGGATAGCGCTAAATaatcatttaaatttgatgAAAAGCGGATAAGGATAATCCGGTGAAACAAACGTACACTAAATTCTTGGATTAAGCCACCAGCCCACGCTTGGGACtcaaaacaatcaaacaaaaatttatATCAAATAAACTGGGTCCCGggtttaaactttaaacatttCCCTTTCTTCTTAGGGTAACCTAGTTATATCGCTATAAAATAACCAACTAAAATGAATGATGAGAACAAGTTGTTCTAGACATTGTCTTGGACTCTCTATTACATGGAAATTTAAAATCAGAAATCCTGAAAAGACTTGAAAtgtgaaattgaattgaaagatTACAAAGCTAGTGATCCTATATAGTGCAGACTACTTTGTTTTAAGCTAAATTTTCTGGTTGTTGCAACGAGGCTTATTTTGCAGACGCTCTTTCTTCAGTGCCATGAATTTAGCTGCTATATCATCATAGTCAGGCAGCTTAGGGTGGACATGAGTAGGATACTGGAAGGCGTCGGAATAAGATCGTCGGAAGTCATCTTTGTGATTGTCCTTAGCTCTTTCGGGCGGCATTGTCACGGCTCTGGAATAAGGAGGTACTGTCTCTTTTCTTGCACTCCAAGAATTAGTCACATGTGGAGATGTGGAACTATATGAGGCACGCCTGCATCGAAAATTCGATTCCTCCACTCTTCCTTTGAGCACTTTGTTTTGCATAGTGGGATGCTGATGATCCGGATACGTGAAAACGTTATACATCATAGCTTCATTGTCATAACTCTTCCTCCTCATTGGCTCTGGACGCACTGCAGGCCATTCGATTCCCCTGTTCAATTGTCCATGTCCATAAGTTGGAAATCCAACCCTAGCTGTAATCCCTCTCTTTTGCTTCCACGGTTGAACTTCACAAGAAATATTTTCGTCGTTCCGAGTGCAAACATAACATGGATTTCCCAGGCTGCAGCCACAGCTTAATCCCTTAGTATCAAATCCACAATTACTTTGATTTTTCAGATGCTTTCTGCCATAGTAATTTAGATATTCATTATCCTTAAAGCATTGGTTTTCCTGAGAAATCGATCTCTTCCTCGGTCTTTTGCCACTTCCCTTCCAACTTGATCTCCTTGGGCTTTTTGACTCGCAATTCTCACTCCAAGTCTCATAACATTCCACATAAGTGAGATCATAACTGCTTTCAAGATTCTCCCTCTTCGGTGCGATACCTTTGAACTTGAAGAGTCTTTGGTCCTGGGAGTCTGCATCTCTTGTTGTAGAAAACTGAACCTCTTCTATGTCATCAAGGTAAATCACAATATCTCCATCTCTTGTTCTAGCGTGACTTGTGCTACCAGAAGTACTGCTCCGACTTTCTTCAGTGCCCGGAGTTGATATATTTGGAGAACCAACTTCAGAAAAATTCCCTTCAATCAGTGGCATAACTAATGAAGAACTAGCAGAAGTTCTATATACATTAGAATCAGCATCTACGGCTTCTCTTTCCATTTCCTCGACATTTAAAACTTGCATTCTAGATGTTTTGGTTCGTCCATAATAATCTGCATCCAGTACTTGATGTCCACTAATTTCCTTCACCTAATATGCATTGAACAAAAGGactaatattttaatttcaagTATGATAAAAGACATGGAGTACTGGGAGCTAACGGATATGCACAAAACCAAGCAcagtggcgttctaggattcatacagccaaCTCCACTTAGTgagataaggctttgttgttgttgtttataaAAGATATATAATAGCATAAATGTTCTAGACATATTTATTGAAGTATGTAATGAGTAACTACCTTTTGTTGCCATTCTGAATGGTACTCAATAGCTAAAACCTGTGGTTTGATGCAGTAATTTCTTGCTATTTCACTGACCAATATATGCTTCATATCATCTGTTACTGACTTTTGGGAGAGTTTCTCTATTACCTGTAGTTTTGGATTTTGTTAGTTCACACTCATGTATAACTTCCAATAACCTTATGAGATCAACAGAAACACCCCTTAAAAAATTTGTTGCAAAATCGTAAAACTTGACATCGTACCTCACGGCTCACAAGATTCCCAGGGAGTAGTTCAAGAGCACTCATTGTGAATTTCTGCCCGTAACGTTCTCCGAATAGCTTCCTGATCCCCCTAAGCTCAGGCAGATCCCCACATCTTGCAGAAGCATAAATAAGACTTGAAACTGCTTCATTTATGTCATTTGGGCAGTCCCTGAAAAACCACCAAATTGCAGCACAAACAGAATTACTTCAGATCAAATGAGGAAAACGAATTACTTAAGATCAAAtgaggaaaacaaaaaaaacttgggAGCAAGATAGAAAAAATTCAGATCAAGGCATACTTGTGTCTGCGGATGTAAGGAAGGTGGATGAGGATGAATTCACAGAAATTGTCCAACACTTCAAACAATGCCACTACGGATTCGTCTTTGATTATCTGCTCAACCTGAAAAATAAAATGGCCCAAAGTTCAAAAAGTGTTGATAGTAGTTTGAGATACTCAAATTGTTCTTGGTAGCACTTTGGTTTAACCGCACCACTTTTGTCACCCAAAAGTGCTTTGGGGGAAGCACAATATCCCAAatcaaaaaacataaaattgaaTTTAGTATGGCAAAcgcaaaaaaaattagagaattAAAATCAACgagaaaaaaaggtaaaaaaaaggtaaaaaaaaaaaaaccccagagGCACAcggaattgttggcagcacaaTAATATTAAGAAATTGCAACGAACACATGCTTTCTGGTGGTTgtacttttaagttttaaccacTCAACTTTCTCAACCAAAAGTTGAGAAATGTGAACAGACCCAGGTGCCAAATTAGTTCAACCAACTATATGTACTacgaaataattaattaactagaaTATTCATGACGAATTAAAATTAGAAAAGCAGAGAAGATGTCACGGGATTTCTACTGTTACATTCATACCCTGTTGAAGGCTTTGTCTTCGTGACCGTGTTTGATCAGCTCCGCCACGTCTTGACGTAGTTGCCTAACAATTGCTTGCCTCTTGTTTTTCAGCAACTTGAGCCGGCAGTGCACCTCTTTGATCAGCCTCTTGCTGCAACCCAAAAAACAAGCACACACATAACAAAACAATACAATGAGTTTGGTTTTATAAAAGATAAAGCTATGAtacatttccaacaaaagaaaCAGCTTCAAAGATTGCATTGAATTAAGTTACCACTTCGAAGCCTTTCGCCACCCGAATAAGATGTCGAACATGTCTACAGTTGCGGAATAAATTTTGGGTTGTTTTGAAGgtgaaagaacaaaaaatggTAGCAAGGAAAACCAGCATCATTTGCAGCTGAAGCTTTGAGGAATatgggaaagagagaaaatgtgaAGGAGAGAAGTTGAAGAACTAGTAACCACCATATGACAGTTGGGTTGATCACTTCATACTTAGGAGTGGGTTTGAaaaggtttagagagagaaagagagtgggagagaggagagagagattgtggAGGCACGAGACAGTTGTTGGTCTCCTTGAAAAACTGCTCCCGCTACTACAAGTCGTTTGGGACACTTGTGAGGCCACTCTGGAAACCCTCGTTAATAGAGATTAGAGCAACAGGACAtggggttgtttttttttttttttgcgaagGTCCGGTTCTACATATAATTTGATAATTGTGTTGAAAAGGAAAAAGGCTCATTCTTTATCATTGAAGAGATAATCTgggaaaagaagattggataATGATGATATTTGATGACTCCAGGAGGAGACAATGAAGAAATTGTTGATCAAGCCAAATCATAAATATCTCTAAAAGTTCATCAGAATGAAGTCAGCCGGCTCCTAAAACCCAGAAGTACGTGGTCATGAATCAATTAGATAgtggaaaaatcacaaaaacacaAGAGCTATATAAACACGGGATAAAAAAACGAATCGGACGAAAACTGGTAACAGAAACTTTGGTAGCAGAAAGTTTATATAGGCATCAAGATTCCTAATTTTAGATGATGTTGAAATTATTGTGTAATGAAATTGTGCTCTTTTGAGTGGTAGGTGTTTAATGACTCTCCAATAAAATAGAATATCgttagaaaaaaattaaaacatagaAATAAAATGACACAAGTgtgagtttttctttttcttttctgaaagaacaAGAGAAATCCTGTAATCACGAATAAAAAGTACAATGGGAATACGTATTACTCATAAACATTGTTGAGCCGAAAAGATTGGTATGGTTGGTGTAGTTTGTGCATATCAACTGACCTTTGTAATTTGTATAAGTTGGACGTTATTGTACTTTGCACACAACATAAACATTGTTGAGCCGAAAAGATTGGTATGGTTGGTGTAGTTTGTGCATATCAACTGACCTTTGTAATTTGTATAAGTTGGACGTTATTGTACTTTGCACACAACCTTAACACACACGCATTGACATTGGACCCCATCTGCTCATTCCCCTCCTTGTCGGATAaaggtgaaaaagaaaaataatatgcaAACACAGAAGCTGCTTCACCAAAACAAATGCACAAAATGGCTGCGTGGTTGGTTGTTTTCTAGGAATAGGTAATCAAACCCACCTCTGTGTCTCTCTCTAAACTAGTAATTTATGTGTAAATATTGAGCTGGTGACCAACTGATGCCACAGGGGTATGCTGCATACATGAGACATGGCATGCAATAAACTGCAGGGTTGAGTGTGGGGAGCAAGCATGGCGTGGCGGATAAAGGCAAAGCTCCAATGATGAACGATGATGCTCAATTTAtaagaaaaccaaaaaggtgGCTTGCTGACTCTCACAACATTCTTTTATAGGGCTTATTGTTTTGCTAATCATTAGTGCACACCGCGCGGTGGCACAAcacccaacaggatcctcttcggattttTTTTATGAGGATCTTGGAGATTCATAAATTATGTctattcatcgtatattgtgtggtcaatttttatcaaatactgtttgtatttaattttaaataaaaatatttaaaataatttctcaccgtacaatgtacgatgaacgaatatgatTCATAGATTCtcaaaatcctcacaaagaagatccggCTAGGATCCGAATTTGCACAACACAACTGGAAAAGGATTCTCTCCTGAGCATATGCTCAGGATCCTGCTGAGCAGGACACGaggaccgttggatgaaaatccaacggttacaattattataactttaaagggatcCACCTttttatagccgttggattttcatccaacagTCCTCGTGTCCTGCTCAGCAGGATCCTGAGCATATGCTCAGCAGAGAATCCTTTTCCAACACAACTATCATCCATTCCGTGGAGGGCCTTGTTAAATATTATAAAGAATTTTACTCGAGAAAtggataaaatataatttagtgCTAACTACATTTACACTCTTTAGGTTGAGATGATTTTTAAGATACTGGGTAAGGTTTTAAGTATTTCACATTGCATctgatattttaaaattatatcaatttataatttttatatatttatatatatattttttgaagaAACGATATTACTTATACTAGGGAGTTGAGGGATGGGTTAAGCCTTACAATCGGtttgcaataatgtggttcaaattcgcctttagcaagaatcgaacttaagacctctcacttgcaAGTggagaggaataccactagaccgtagtactaagtgacacaACTTTTGTATATTTGAACGTATAATTATCCATTAAATTGATGAGTTTTTTGCGTTATATGGTGTAAATGTGGCTTACATGTCATACTAGTTACGGGTATCATGTTAACCATGTCATCAatttagtgaagattgaaacctCATGGCCAAATTTAAAAATCATCTCAAACTTGTGTAAAATGTAGTTAGCTctataatttaatatataaaatgaACTTATAATGTCATCaatatttttttgtgatagtGTGATAAAGCCCCCAGGCCATGTTGCGCTGGTGATAACGATCTTCTGGTTTATAAGGCAAACAATAATACATTTACAATAACCAAAAATAAGCAATTAGAAAAGACTTGAAGATGGACTcaaaataacattaaaaaaaaggcTAAGAAGATGCTCCTACGTATTACTATTACAGTTGTACGCACTTTCAAGAGTTCAAATAACGAGGAAGCTCCCGGTCGAAAACAGTGACGGTTGACCGGCATTTGCGTCGATAGTTTACAGGTTGATATAAAACAATTGTCGTTCTATTTTATTAAATAGATAATCAGATAAAAACCTTTTAATAACACTCAAATTTTTCGAACAAAAAAACACACACGTAGAGAAAAGTTCTGTTAAATCGGGCCCAATACGTGTGTTTTTTGAAAGCCCAGTCATCCAATACCTGAAGCTAGAGAGCTAGCGTATTTTCGAAATCTCGACGTAAGGAAGCAAATTTGAAACCAGTAAATTAGGACGTATCGAATGAATAATCTGTTTTGATGTAATTATAAACTTTTAGGCCCACCGCCAACATCAACGATATTGGAGGTGGAGAAGGCGGTGGAGAGGGCAGGCCGTCGAGAGAATTAAACCAGAACAAAAACCAGCAATCCTTGTCACATTAGCAAGGCGGTGGAGAAGGCAGGCCGTCGAGAGAATAAACACGAG
This window harbors:
- the LOC126634635 gene encoding LOB domain-containing protein 40 — its product is MRMSCNGCRILRKGCSENCSIRPCLQWIKSPEAQANATVFLAKFYGRAGLMNLVNAGPEHLRPAIFRSLLYEACGRIVNPIYGSVGLLWSGSWQLCQAAVEAVLKGQPITPITS
- the LOC126582617 gene encoding LOB domain-containing protein 41-like produces the protein MARLSRPTTFAMCPRTRTRPRPTILRRLRLGTGSSGADDSAKPSCTGCCGNEFNRSTSHESSLSHQSEVAANVDGDSKESESMISSETAEAELFSRAEPESARKRREPVQDGELALELTLGLEPPSRAHHVVPVKKRRIEAEFGSLSSAGDGACKMELGLDFVA
- the LOC126634626 gene encoding uncharacterized protein LOC126634626, translating into MFDILFGWRKASKCKRLIKEVHCRLKLLKNKRQAIVRQLRQDVAELIKHGHEDKAFNRVEQIIKDESVVALFEVLDNFCEFILIHLPYIRRHKDCPNDINEAVSSLIYASARCGDLPELRGIRKLFGERYGQKFTMSALELLPGNLVSREVIEKLSQKSVTDDMKHILVSEIARNYCIKPQVLAIEYHSEWQQKVKEISGHQVLDADYYGRTKTSRMQVLNVEEMEREAVDADSNVYRTSASSSLVMPLIEGNFSEVGSPNISTPGTEESRSSTSGSTSHARTRDGDIVIYLDDIEEVQFSTTRDADSQDQRLFKFKGIAPKRENLESSYDLTYVECYETWSENCESKSPRRSSWKGSGKRPRKRSISQENQCFKDNEYLNYYGRKHLKNQSNCGFDTKGLSCGCSLGNPCYVCTRNDENISCEVQPWKQKRGITARVGFPTYGHGQLNRGIEWPAVRPEPMRRKSYDNEAMMYNVFTYPDHQHPTMQNKVLKGRVEESNFRCRRASYSSTSPHVTNSWSARKETVPPYSRAVTMPPERAKDNHKDDFRRSYSDAFQYPTHVHPKLPDYDDIAAKFMALKKERLQNKPRCNNQKI